A genome region from Akkermansiaceae bacterium includes the following:
- a CDS encoding PAS domain-containing protein, which yields MKSGFLEKLVARIDRVEPGEIQQIVTRLIQEKGFLENVFEALQEGIIILDPEGKIMFVNRAACQFFGLDASNSLGEKISSKIRGIENLSLGTANQAVSRDIEIFYPEHRRLNFYLSPIDDPKNHELPLGHVMLIRDTTSTHAENQETLESERLNALTLLAAGVAHEIGNPLNSLDIHLQLLERKIRKLSAVDRKGLNEHLGTARQEIQRLDTILRQFLHAVRPTTPRREPRDLNAVLHQTLELLEPEIAARNIAVDLDLSDKLPPAIIDPDQFQQVFYNLLRNAYQAIPGKGGLIEIRTRSSETDFLISISDNGTGIPPEQMGSLFEPYRTTKSSGTGLGLLIVRRIIREHGGEIEIQSQPEQGTRILIHLPHTAPSPRLLPSPTIDA from the coding sequence GTGAAATCAGGTTTCCTAGAAAAACTCGTGGCACGGATCGACAGGGTGGAGCCGGGAGAGATCCAGCAGATCGTCACCCGGCTGATCCAGGAAAAGGGTTTCCTTGAGAACGTGTTCGAGGCCTTGCAGGAGGGGATCATCATCCTCGATCCGGAGGGCAAGATCATGTTCGTGAACCGCGCCGCCTGCCAGTTCTTCGGGCTGGATGCCTCCAACTCGCTCGGGGAGAAGATTTCATCGAAAATCCGTGGTATCGAAAACCTCTCCCTCGGCACGGCGAACCAGGCGGTCTCGCGCGACATCGAGATCTTTTACCCGGAGCACCGCCGCCTGAATTTCTACCTCTCTCCCATCGACGACCCCAAGAACCACGAGCTACCCCTCGGCCATGTCATGCTCATCCGCGACACGACATCCACCCATGCCGAAAACCAGGAAACGCTAGAATCCGAACGCCTCAACGCCCTCACCCTCCTCGCCGCCGGGGTCGCCCACGAGATAGGGAACCCCCTCAACTCCCTGGACATCCATCTCCAGCTCCTCGAAAGGAAGATACGCAAGCTTTCCGCCGTGGATAGGAAAGGCCTCAACGAGCATCTCGGCACGGCACGCCAGGAAATCCAGCGGCTCGATACGATCCTCAGGCAGTTCCTCCACGCCGTCCGCCCCACCACACCGCGCCGCGAACCGCGCGACCTCAACGCCGTACTCCACCAGACCCTGGAGCTGCTCGAGCCGGAAATCGCCGCCCGCAACATCGCCGTCGATCTCGACCTATCCGACAAGCTCCCCCCCGCGATCATCGATCCGGATCAGTTCCAACAGGTTTTCTACAACCTCCTGCGCAACGCCTACCAAGCCATCCCCGGCAAGGGCGGCCTGATCGAGATCCGCACCCGCTCCTCGGAAACGGATTTCCTCATCTCCATCTCGGACAACGGCACCGGCATCCCTCCGGAGCAGATGGGCAGCCTCTTCGAGCCATACCGCACCACGAAATCCTCCGGCACCGGCCTCGGCCTGCTCATCGTCCGGCGCATCATCCGCGAACACGGCGGCGAGATCGAGATCCAGTCCCAGCCGGAGCAGGGCACCCGCATCCTCATCCACCTCCCCCACACCGCCCCCAGCCCCCGCCTTCTCCCGTCCCCCACCATCGACGCATAG